One Fibrobacter sp. UWB13 DNA window includes the following coding sequences:
- the pta gene encoding phosphate acetyltransferase translates to MNRVYLVATAASNMEAKVQELVDAVTKAGLIATVYKPLEVFNAADSVAEIKAGKSAVLMEKICADFLKQDFDDVDAVVVAGATGMNDVIAHKFNDDLASALDAKIFADGEDAELFCPKRLLRCEKCVAGDLAAPAAERRVSQAMFRASLLSKASKCVKRIVLPEGSEPRTVQAACLAVERNIAVPVLIGKKADIEATAKSVGVKLPANIEIIEPSAELAEKYVPTLVELRKAKGMTPESARVALSDNVMLATMMLKFGEVDGLVSGAIHSTADTLRPALQIIRTAPGVKSVSSVFFMCMKDKTYIYGDCAINLNPLAEELADIALQCDDTAKAFGLPSRVAMLSYSTINSGKGPDADLVVAATAAAKAARPEMLIDGPLQYDAATVPSVGALKAPNSPVAGKATVFVFPDLSAGNIGYKAVQRSAHGTIAIGPMLQGLAKPVNDLSRGALVEDIVYTIALTAVQAQK, encoded by the coding sequence ATGAATCGTGTTTACCTAGTTGCCACGGCTGCCTCCAACATGGAAGCCAAAGTCCAGGAACTTGTCGACGCCGTTACCAAGGCGGGCCTCATTGCTACAGTCTATAAGCCGCTCGAAGTTTTCAATGCTGCCGATAGCGTTGCTGAAATCAAGGCCGGCAAGTCTGCCGTGCTCATGGAAAAGATTTGCGCCGATTTCCTCAAGCAGGATTTTGACGATGTCGACGCTGTTGTCGTCGCAGGTGCAACGGGCATGAACGATGTCATTGCTCACAAGTTTAACGACGACCTCGCCTCTGCCCTCGATGCAAAGATTTTTGCCGATGGCGAAGATGCCGAACTCTTCTGCCCGAAGCGCTTGCTCCGCTGTGAAAAGTGTGTTGCTGGCGACCTCGCCGCTCCGGCTGCTGAACGTCGCGTAAGCCAGGCTATGTTCCGTGCAAGCCTCCTTTCCAAGGCATCCAAGTGTGTGAAGCGCATTGTGCTTCCGGAAGGTTCTGAACCGCGTACCGTGCAGGCTGCTTGCCTCGCTGTCGAACGCAACATCGCCGTGCCGGTCCTCATCGGCAAGAAGGCTGATATCGAAGCTACTGCAAAGTCTGTTGGCGTGAAGCTCCCGGCTAACATCGAAATTATCGAACCGAGCGCAGAACTTGCTGAAAAGTATGTGCCGACTCTCGTGGAACTCCGCAAGGCTAAGGGCATGACTCCGGAATCTGCACGCGTGGCTCTTTCTGACAACGTAATGCTCGCTACGATGATGCTCAAGTTCGGTGAAGTCGATGGTCTCGTTTCTGGCGCTATCCACTCTACCGCTGATACGCTCCGCCCGGCTCTCCAGATTATCCGTACCGCTCCGGGCGTGAAGTCAGTGAGTTCCGTGTTCTTCATGTGCATGAAGGACAAGACCTACATCTACGGTGACTGCGCTATCAACCTGAACCCGCTCGCCGAAGAACTCGCCGATATCGCTCTCCAGTGCGATGACACTGCAAAGGCTTTCGGCCTCCCGAGCCGCGTTGCCATGCTTTCTTACAGCACCATCAATTCGGGCAAGGGCCCGGATGCAGACCTCGTCGTGGCTGCTACTGCCGCTGCTAAGGCTGCCCGCCCGGAAATGCTCATCGATGGCCCGCTCCAGTACGATGCCGCTACGGTTCCGAGTGTTGGTGCCCTCAAGGCCCCGAACAGCCCGGTCGCTGGCAAGGCTACCGTGTTCGTGTTCCCGGACCTCTCTGCCGGTAACATCGGTTACAAGGCTGTGCAGCGCTCTGCTCACGGCACGATCGCTATCGGCCCGATGCTCCAGGGCTTGGCCAAGCCGGTGAACGACCTTTCCCGCGGCGCCCTCGTTGAAGACATCGTCTACACGATCGCTCTCACCGCTGTTCAGGCTCAAAAATAA
- a CDS encoding ATP-dependent 6-phosphofructokinase, with translation MTQDDIIKNPLDYDLSIETVGKGTLKSPMNGVPFVSENDKVSLTTDVNLISEYLAKGIPVPSLEVAGPRQTIFHDPAWTRAGIVTCGGLCPGLNNVIKGLVQVLWFDYGVRNIFGIPYGYRGLNPNYGYSPIVLDPDVVDAIQEDGGTILGSSRGMQDPAIMVDTLMRLNINVLFCIGGDGTLRGAHAIAEEVKKRKQPISIIGIPKTIDNDLNLIDRTFGFETAVLSATDVITSAHIEANGAFNGLGLVKLMGRDSGFIAAYASLATTVVNICLVPEVPFTLDGLFKALESRYASGKTHAVIAVAEGAGQELFKNQEERRDASGNILKNDIGEFLTHKIKEHFDSVGKEINIKYFDPSYTVRSIPAKGTDAIFCFQLAENAVHAGMAGKTDMVVGSMNNVFSHVPIEYAVSERKKINPNGPLWHAVLGITRQQDYFSGKGKRSK, from the coding sequence ATGACTCAGGACGATATCATCAAGAATCCGTTGGATTATGATCTTTCCATTGAAACCGTTGGCAAGGGCACGCTTAAGTCCCCGATGAACGGCGTTCCTTTCGTTTCAGAAAACGACAAGGTCAGCCTTACCACTGACGTCAATCTCATCTCTGAATACTTGGCGAAGGGCATCCCGGTACCTTCACTCGAAGTCGCCGGCCCTCGACAGACAATTTTCCACGACCCCGCCTGGACGCGCGCAGGTATCGTGACTTGCGGTGGTCTCTGCCCAGGTCTTAACAACGTGATCAAGGGCCTTGTACAAGTGCTCTGGTTCGACTACGGAGTGAGGAACATCTTCGGTATCCCGTACGGCTACCGTGGCTTGAACCCGAATTACGGTTACTCCCCCATCGTGCTTGACCCGGATGTGGTCGATGCCATTCAGGAAGACGGCGGTACGATTCTCGGTAGCTCCCGCGGCATGCAGGACCCGGCAATCATGGTCGATACGCTCATGCGCTTGAACATCAACGTGCTGTTCTGCATTGGCGGTGACGGTACGCTCCGCGGCGCACATGCTATTGCCGAAGAAGTCAAGAAGCGTAAACAGCCCATCTCGATTATCGGCATCCCGAAGACAATCGATAACGACTTGAACTTGATCGACAGGACGTTCGGTTTTGAAACAGCCGTGCTCAGCGCTACAGACGTGATTACTAGCGCCCACATCGAAGCAAACGGAGCATTCAACGGTCTTGGACTCGTGAAGCTCATGGGTCGTGACTCAGGCTTTATCGCAGCCTACGCATCGCTTGCAACAACAGTTGTGAACATCTGCCTCGTCCCTGAAGTTCCCTTTACGCTGGACGGGCTCTTCAAGGCTCTCGAAAGCCGTTACGCAAGCGGCAAGACTCACGCCGTGATCGCCGTCGCCGAAGGCGCCGGACAGGAACTTTTCAAGAACCAGGAAGAACGCAGGGACGCAAGCGGCAACATCTTGAAGAACGATATCGGTGAATTCCTGACCCACAAGATCAAGGAACACTTCGATAGCGTCGGCAAGGAAATCAACATCAAGTACTTTGACCCGAGCTACACGGTGCGTAGCATCCCGGCGAAGGGTACGGACGCCATTTTCTGCTTCCAGCTTGCAGAAAACGCAGTACATGCAGGCATGGCAGGCAAGACGGACATGGTCGTTGGCAGCATGAACAACGTTTTCTCGCACGTGCCTATCGAATACGCCGTGAGCGAACGCAAGAAAATCAACCCCAACGGCCCCCTTTGGCACGCCGTTCTCGGTATCACGCGCCAGCAGGACTATTTCTCCGGCAAGGGCAAACGCAGCAAGTAA
- a CDS encoding fibro-slime domain-containing protein — translation MCLAIFSAYAFAQTVAVAHIIYEGNVLYYADNESNFVYKAVEKNSDGTFTIEFTNERLANGKKDVRRLQFGVGCNGNTCHTDLSPDNKPLLGELFPGYKENVTDAASIVKQEIWIVINEDKTLTISDTKPVVAVKPKKHIRFLTPWTNTNAIMYLNDTENYMSAAASPYCGWFESKVSKPSSSANVYFKQTIGTMFVGADGTTEDESTVTPINLDSAIALSDTIWIVAYQYGAPEVHTKYPGVLGECLPKILPVMMFDWYDGSMNSDGSKNGLNYGEGGAGRTGFDVRGVPMFGNGTSQDFGQGGCEGSPMTGMVEKQLGINGVPVMAKNFPSGCKNSSHLNSWFLPEVIYNDGVNTYTNVTCRDLELTLTDDGFWLGQKDDESPEHGLFLLDDFRWLDSAHTIENPHYDSISGGNDIPGYHNYGFAMKIQAEFVYVKGQYFEFNGDDDVWVFINNKLVVDIGGQHKKVKRSVNLDDLGLTPGETYPFHIFYAERKRTQSNFMMRTSIDLKVESSMLLTDHSSDSTLIKKEVWQNIREKTLACDFSANSETKRTERGPSNFTLFGKSLPMTGVALSKLDTAYYSGITITNDFTMLTINTKNISRMQTLPPGTYYVRVSLKNNPKEYKDVYFTIPPTELPNIAFANIIDSSYCFIADVIKQDTLCVDKYWKPLGNEVSRDINSDTLPINLNKAEKLWAGRIYPINVSYVEEWASSYSGIAALVSTSDPKLIPCDSLGNPLPNNEFTLMDGKSMFFVKATGAIVNGTLTVSTAAAKNKSINWTNINIAEPPVPQIETAYIYDRNGDGRGDSIWVSFNKPLGGNSVLNAISFTFGLTHYEQAPVKYTEGARELSFVADGDGFGPSISTGGATEPYSGKITAQYTYTNPEDHTVSNFAVDGLLGDKIGPIIMAAEIAYTNDGKTQLTLTFSEGLSSLGASSNLFGYRSYGSGSLSTIVKEAEYVAAIPANRWKLIFSKKASSDIIPIVGDSIRIRPPSEGGLAVDLMDNPAHDKNPWVRITGEQRITVTSPTVVTMDKNSPNFEKTREIVNSKKPTVPIIVKSDRPLTANQVGEIYGTQGHYLGDMNMSELVENEISEIVKVVKAQTMYEDKTAAQNGTPSTPVSLETIISMLDRGDISYKEAKSRFGLSDVIINAHSNGLLNKDNLHNYMHGTDEDVKTIAESMADKTELSYKTIYYTSLGHFVNNDEGRIACNDDIFKTDGAVNCLGNEGHLFLAWNSRDKKERLVGTGVYIARLEIRLIVNGKRITKRTQDFLWGVRHGRMTIFDIEFR, via the coding sequence GTGTGTTTGGCGATTTTCAGTGCCTACGCATTTGCGCAGACGGTTGCTGTTGCACACATCATTTACGAGGGCAACGTCTTGTACTATGCCGACAACGAAAGCAATTTCGTGTACAAGGCCGTTGAGAAAAATTCCGATGGCACTTTCACCATCGAATTCACTAACGAGCGCCTTGCTAACGGCAAGAAAGACGTTCGTCGACTACAGTTTGGAGTAGGCTGTAACGGCAACACATGCCATACGGACTTGAGTCCAGACAACAAGCCTCTACTGGGCGAACTTTTCCCGGGGTACAAGGAAAACGTCACAGACGCAGCAAGCATCGTAAAGCAGGAAATCTGGATTGTCATCAACGAAGACAAGACATTGACGATTTCCGACACTAAACCGGTGGTCGCGGTCAAGCCTAAAAAACATATCCGTTTTTTAACGCCGTGGACAAACACAAACGCCATCATGTACCTGAATGATACAGAGAACTACATGAGCGCGGCAGCCTCCCCATACTGCGGTTGGTTCGAAAGCAAGGTTTCCAAGCCATCTAGCAGCGCAAACGTTTATTTCAAACAAACTATTGGCACTATGTTTGTCGGAGCAGACGGTACAACCGAAGACGAATCGACCGTTACGCCCATCAACTTGGATTCAGCCATTGCATTAAGCGATACCATTTGGATTGTCGCTTACCAATACGGTGCTCCAGAAGTTCATACAAAATATCCGGGCGTTCTCGGCGAATGCCTCCCGAAGATTCTCCCGGTGATGATGTTCGACTGGTACGACGGTTCCATGAATTCCGACGGTTCCAAGAACGGGCTCAACTACGGTGAAGGCGGCGCAGGCCGCACAGGCTTTGATGTCCGCGGTGTACCGATGTTCGGTAACGGAACAAGCCAGGACTTCGGTCAGGGCGGTTGCGAAGGTTCTCCGATGACAGGCATGGTCGAAAAACAGCTCGGCATCAATGGCGTTCCCGTGATGGCAAAGAACTTCCCGAGCGGCTGTAAGAACTCTTCTCATCTGAATAGCTGGTTCCTCCCTGAAGTTATTTACAATGACGGCGTAAACACCTATACGAACGTCACGTGCCGCGACCTGGAACTCACTCTTACCGATGACGGTTTCTGGCTTGGACAAAAGGACGACGAAAGCCCGGAACACGGACTCTTCTTGCTCGATGACTTCCGCTGGCTCGACAGCGCACATACGATTGAAAACCCCCATTACGATTCCATCAGCGGTGGCAATGACATTCCGGGTTACCACAACTACGGTTTCGCCATGAAGATCCAGGCTGAATTTGTCTATGTCAAGGGACAGTACTTTGAATTCAACGGCGACGATGACGTGTGGGTGTTTATCAACAACAAGCTCGTGGTCGATATTGGCGGACAGCACAAGAAAGTCAAGAGATCCGTAAATCTCGACGATCTTGGACTCACGCCGGGTGAAACTTATCCGTTCCATATTTTCTATGCCGAACGCAAGCGCACGCAATCGAACTTCATGATGAGAACGTCCATCGACTTGAAGGTGGAATCCAGCATGCTCCTCACGGACCATTCGTCGGACTCAACACTCATCAAGAAAGAAGTCTGGCAGAACATCCGCGAAAAGACTCTCGCCTGCGACTTCTCCGCAAACTCCGAAACCAAGCGCACGGAACGCGGACCTTCGAACTTTACGCTGTTCGGAAAGAGCCTCCCGATGACGGGTGTTGCCTTGAGCAAGCTCGATACTGCTTACTATAGCGGCATCACGATTACGAACGATTTCACGATGCTCACGATCAATACAAAGAATATTTCCCGCATGCAGACATTGCCGCCGGGAACCTATTACGTCCGTGTATCGCTCAAGAACAACCCGAAGGAATATAAGGATGTGTACTTCACCATCCCGCCGACGGAACTGCCGAACATCGCCTTTGCAAACATCATCGACTCGAGCTACTGCTTCATTGCAGACGTCATCAAACAGGACACGCTCTGCGTCGACAAGTACTGGAAACCACTCGGAAACGAAGTCAGCCGCGATATCAATAGCGACACGCTCCCCATCAACTTGAACAAGGCAGAAAAGCTCTGGGCAGGCCGCATCTACCCCATCAACGTCTCTTACGTCGAAGAATGGGCATCAAGCTATAGCGGCATTGCGGCATTAGTCTCGACATCCGACCCGAAGCTCATCCCGTGCGATTCCCTCGGCAATCCGCTCCCGAACAATGAATTCACGCTCATGGACGGCAAGAGCATGTTCTTCGTGAAGGCAACAGGCGCGATAGTCAACGGAACCTTGACCGTTTCTACCGCAGCGGCAAAGAACAAGAGCATCAACTGGACAAACATCAACATTGCCGAACCGCCTGTTCCGCAAATCGAAACCGCCTACATCTACGATAGAAATGGCGACGGTCGCGGCGACAGCATCTGGGTCAGCTTCAACAAGCCGCTGGGCGGAAACAGCGTGCTCAACGCTATCTCGTTCACGTTCGGCCTCACGCACTACGAACAGGCTCCTGTAAAATACACCGAAGGCGCCCGCGAACTTTCTTTTGTCGCTGATGGCGACGGATTTGGACCTTCCATTTCAACAGGTGGCGCAACGGAACCGTATTCCGGCAAGATTACCGCCCAGTACACCTACACTAACCCCGAAGACCATACAGTCTCGAATTTCGCAGTGGACGGTCTTCTCGGCGACAAGATTGGACCTATCATCATGGCGGCAGAAATCGCCTATACCAATGACGGTAAGACCCAGCTCACGCTCACATTCAGCGAAGGCCTCAGCTCCTTGGGCGCAAGCTCCAACCTGTTCGGCTACCGCAGCTACGGCAGCGGCTCGTTGTCCACAATCGTGAAAGAAGCCGAATATGTAGCAGCGATCCCGGCAAACCGCTGGAAGCTCATTTTCTCCAAGAAAGCCTCTAGCGACATCATCCCCATCGTCGGCGACTCCATCCGCATCAGGCCTCCCTCCGAAGGCGGACTTGCCGTTGATCTCATGGACAATCCGGCTCACGACAAGAATCCGTGGGTACGCATTACCGGCGAACAGCGCATTACCGTGACAAGCCCGACGGTCGTCACCATGGACAAGAATTCGCCCAACTTCGAAAAGACTAGGGAAATTGTCAACAGCAAAAAGCCGACAGTTCCCATCATCGTCAAGAGCGACAGACCCCTTACCGCAAACCAGGTTGGCGAAATCTACGGCACCCAGGGTCATTATCTCGGCGACATGAACATGTCTGAACTCGTCGAAAACGAAATTAGCGAAATTGTGAAGGTCGTAAAGGCTCAAACCATGTACGAAGACAAGACTGCCGCCCAAAACGGCACACCGTCTACCCCCGTATCGCTGGAAACAATCATTTCCATGCTGGACAGAGGCGATATTTCGTACAAGGAAGCCAAGAGCAGGTTCGGCTTAAGCGACGTCATCATCAACGCCCACAGCAACGGGCTTTTGAACAAGGACAACCTGCACAACTACATGCACGGTACCGATGAAGACGTCAAGACGATCGCCGAATCCATGGCAGACAAGACAGAACTCAGCTACAAGACTATCTATTATACCAGTCTCGGGCATTTCGTCAACAACGACGAAGGAAGAATCGCCTGCAACGACGATATCTTCAAGACGGATGGGGCCGTCAACTGCCTCGGAAACGAAGGACACCTGTTCCTCGCCTGGAACTCCCGCGACAAGAAAGAGCGCCTCGTAGGTACTGGCGTTTACATCGCCCGCCTCGAAATCCGCCTTATCGTGAACGGCAAACGCATCACCAAGCGTACGCAGGACTTCCTCTGGGGCGTCCGCCACGGCAGAATGACAATATTCGATATCGAATTTAGATAG